Proteins encoded together in one Phycisphaerae bacterium window:
- a CDS encoding glycosyltransferase — translation MPDSPLHIVQVSTRDVLGGAEKVAFDLFTAYRERGHQSNLVVGYRRTSDPDIFEIPHELSRRRWSRFWWRMHRRLQPHYERTAWARRLCRWTHAFAEPKGRKDRARGFEDFHYPGARHLLELFPEAPDVLHLHNLHGGYFDLRALPSLCERVPVMLTLHDAWLLSGHCAHSLDCERWKTGCGNCPYPELYPSVCFDETAANWQRKRDILSDCHLYVSTPCHWLRDRLAESILTPAIVESRVIPYGVDLSVFRPGDREHARAALELPQDAAVLVTAASGIRRNPWKDFAMLRDALILLGERNLRRPVCCVALGDESPAEQFGRVELRFEPFRRNPADVARFYQAADVYVHPARADTFPNVVLESLACGTPVVATNVGGIPEQVRALILPGTGQAGMCGPSRATGVLVPSGDSEAMCEALAKLLEDEPLRRALAVNAAEDAARRFPRDRQVNAYLEWYEEILRSRGVASDPNGPGNAGVQPVQPATFAEAHT, via the coding sequence GTGCCTGATTCTCCCCTGCACATCGTCCAGGTCAGCACGCGCGACGTACTCGGCGGCGCGGAAAAGGTCGCTTTCGACCTGTTCACGGCCTATCGCGAGCGGGGTCACCAATCGAACCTCGTGGTGGGCTATCGCCGCACGAGTGATCCGGACATCTTCGAGATTCCGCACGAACTTTCGCGACGCCGCTGGTCGCGATTCTGGTGGCGGATGCACCGCCGCCTCCAGCCGCATTACGAACGCACTGCCTGGGCGCGGCGCTTGTGTCGCTGGACGCATGCCTTCGCCGAGCCGAAGGGCAGGAAGGACCGCGCCCGGGGATTCGAGGACTTCCACTATCCCGGCGCGCGCCACCTGCTCGAGCTGTTTCCGGAAGCGCCGGACGTGCTCCATCTGCACAACCTTCACGGAGGCTACTTCGATCTTCGGGCGCTGCCCTCGCTGTGCGAGCGCGTGCCGGTGATGCTCACGCTGCACGACGCCTGGTTGCTCAGCGGCCACTGTGCTCATTCGCTGGACTGCGAGCGATGGAAGACCGGCTGCGGAAACTGCCCGTATCCCGAGCTGTACCCGTCCGTGTGCTTTGACGAGACCGCGGCGAACTGGCAGCGGAAACGCGATATTCTGTCGGACTGCCACCTTTACGTTTCGACACCGTGTCACTGGCTGCGCGACCGCCTCGCGGAGTCCATTCTCACGCCGGCGATCGTCGAATCGCGCGTGATTCCCTATGGCGTGGATCTTTCGGTTTTCCGGCCGGGCGACCGCGAGCATGCCCGCGCGGCGCTTGAACTGCCGCAGGACGCGGCCGTCCTCGTCACCGCGGCGAGCGGCATCCGGCGTAACCCTTGGAAGGATTTCGCCATGCTCCGCGACGCGCTCATCCTGCTGGGCGAGCGGAACCTTCGCCGCCCGGTGTGTTGCGTGGCCCTCGGCGACGAGAGCCCGGCGGAGCAGTTTGGCCGCGTCGAGCTGCGTTTCGAGCCGTTTCGCCGGAACCCTGCTGACGTCGCCCGGTTCTACCAGGCGGCGGACGTGTACGTGCACCCCGCCCGGGCGGACACGTTTCCCAACGTAGTATTGGAATCCCTGGCCTGCGGCACGCCGGTCGTGGCCACCAACGTGGGCGGAATTCCCGAGCAGGTGCGGGCCCTGATCCTGCCGGGGACAGGTCAAGCGGGCATGTGCGGACCATCCCGGGCGACGGGCGTGCTCGTGCCCTCCGGCGACTCGGAAGCCATGTGCGAAGCGCTTGCCAAGCTGCTCGAAGATGAACCACTCCGCCGGGCACTCGCGGTGAATGCGGCCGAGGACGCAGCGCGGCGCTTTCCGCGGGATCGACAGGTTAACGCGTACCTTGAGTGGTACGAGGAGATTCTCCGATCGCGAGGTGTCGCGTCGGACCCGAACGGGCCGGGCAACGCCGGTGTTCAGCCGGTGCAACCTGCGACTTTCGCCGAGGCGCATACCTGA
- the rsmG gene encoding 16S rRNA (guanine(527)-N(7))-methyltransferase RsmG has product MSDVQAEFHNALREALAKWNLSLTPAQFDLLAAHYAAMVEYNQRVNLTRITDPAEAAVKHYADSLSVLHWVEQAGVGARNLLDIGTGAGFPAIPLAIAGPDWSVVALEATGKKVSFLIDFAREAKLTNLHVEHAHSAHWKTRRRFDLVTLKAVGSLRECFEQAGRFLCERGHVVVFKTAGISADETAEAEAFAGESGLTVLQPFVYELEYQLETLQRLLCVARKA; this is encoded by the coding sequence ATGAGCGACGTTCAAGCCGAGTTTCATAATGCGCTCCGCGAAGCACTGGCGAAGTGGAATCTGTCGCTGACGCCCGCGCAGTTCGACCTGCTGGCGGCGCACTACGCGGCGATGGTGGAATACAACCAGCGTGTAAATCTCACGCGCATTACCGATCCCGCGGAGGCGGCCGTGAAGCACTACGCGGATTCGCTGAGTGTGCTGCATTGGGTCGAGCAGGCCGGCGTCGGCGCGCGAAATCTGCTGGACATCGGCACGGGCGCCGGTTTTCCGGCGATTCCCCTGGCGATTGCGGGGCCGGATTGGAGCGTGGTGGCGCTCGAGGCGACCGGGAAGAAAGTGTCGTTCCTTATCGACTTCGCCCGCGAGGCGAAGCTGACGAATCTTCACGTCGAGCATGCGCATTCGGCACACTGGAAAACGCGGCGGCGGTTCGACCTGGTCACTTTGAAGGCGGTCGGATCGCTGCGCGAGTGTTTCGAGCAGGCAGGACGGTTTCTCTGCGAGCGGGGGCATGTGGTCGTGTTCAAGACGGCGGGGATCTCGGCGGATGAAACGGCCGAGGCCGAGGCGTTCGCGGGCGAGAGTGGATTGACGGTTCTCCAGCCTTTTGTGTACGAACTGGAGTACCAGTTGGAAACGCTGCAACGGTTGTTGTGCGTGGCCCGGAAGGCTTGA